The genome window ATGACGGATTCGACGACCTTTTCATGCCCGGAAACCCAGGAATCGAAATCGTCGTTAACTTCCTGAAAGATTTCTGCTTCTTCCGGTGACAGCATCGCCGCGAAGCGATCCTTCAGGTCCCGCGCGGAGGCCAACTCCTGCTCGCTGTCCTTCAGGTTCTTTTCCCGATGGACTGGAGAGATGGCGAGGATCAGGCTTTTCTCGGTCCGGTTCACACGGGTCAATGCGTGTTCGAACTCCATGCCGACGACGATTTTCTCATAGCGCTCATCGACGATTTCGGTCAGGGCGGCACTGAGCTGTCTGTTGGAATAAACCGACGTTCCGCCGATCACCGCGGCCAGCAGCAGGATAGCTGCCATGACCAGCCAGAATGGCTGGGCAACCGACTGGCTGCGCGGTGCCTTCTTGATTTTTTCCCCGTCCCCGTCCTCGACGTCATTGGCTTTAGCGGCGTCAGCCGATGTGTCCGCCATGCATCCCCCCAATATTCAATAGATCGCACAAGTCCAGTGTTTGACCTTATCTTTACCATATTAAGAAAACGCTAATCCATTTCATCGATACTGGATATTGTTGCCGCAGCGACATATTTGGCGGTTAGGGAATGAACTACGGGAATGTTGCGATGACAGCGCCGTTCAGACTGCGTCCGGCAAGGCCGGATGAAAGCGCCGATCTGTCCGAACTCATGCTGAGATCCAAGGCGCATTGGGGCTACGGTCCGGACTTCATGGCCAAATGCGTTGAGGCGTTGACCTTTACGCCGGAGAGAATAGCGAACGGCCAGGTGATGGCGGCGCAATGTGACAGAACGGATGATCTGTTCGGTGTCTGTGAAGTCGTTTCGCTCGGCAGGCATGCCTCGCTGGAGAAGCTGTTTGTCGACCCGCAGGTGATGGGGTTGGGTGTCGGCCGCGCCCTTTTCGATTGGGCCGCGCAGACGGCCGCCGACGCAGGGTGCGAGAGCATGGTGATCGAGTCCGATCCGGACGCGGAGGCATTCTATGAGCGGATGGGCGCGCGCCGGGTCGGTGAGGCCCCGTCGGAAGTCATTCCGGGACGCATGCTGCCGATGATGGTTTACCGTATCCCGGGCAACTGAAGGGCGTTCTGTCGGATCTATTCGAGCCCCATCAGA of Alphaproteobacteria bacterium contains these proteins:
- a CDS encoding GNAT family N-acetyltransferase, producing the protein MTAPFRLRPARPDESADLSELMLRSKAHWGYGPDFMAKCVEALTFTPERIANGQVMAAQCDRTDDLFGVCEVVSLGRHASLEKLFVDPQVMGLGVGRALFDWAAQTAADAGCESMVIESDPDAEAFYERMGARRVGEAPSEVIPGRMLPMMVYRIPGN